The Labeo rohita strain BAU-BD-2019 chromosome 19, IGBB_LRoh.1.0, whole genome shotgun sequence genome window below encodes:
- the anp32e gene encoding acidic leucine-rich nuclear phosphoprotein 32 family member E isoform X2, with product MEMKKRISLELRNRTPAEVAELVVDNCRSSDGEIEGLTDEFKELEFLSMVNVGLTSLAKLPTLPKLRKLELSDNNISGSLETLAEKCANLTYLNLSGNKIKELSTLEALQNLKNLKSLDLFNCEITTLEDYRESIFELLPQVTYLDGFDAEDNEAPDSEADDDDDDEDGEEGAGQLGEYEEEEDEEEGSEGGEVGLSYLMKEDIQDEEDDGDYVEEEEEEEGEEDEAEVRGEKRKREAEDEGEDDDEDDD from the exons GTAGCAGAGCTGGTGGTAGATAACTGCCGCTCAAGTGACGGTGAGATTGAAGGCCTGACAGATGAGTTTAAGGAGCTGGAGTTCCTCAGCATGGTCAACGTGGGTCTCACCTCCCTGGCCAAACTACCCACACTGCCAAAATTGAGGAAG TTGGAGCTGAGTGATAATAACATCTCAGGGTCACTGGAGACACTCGCAGAGAAATGCGCCAACCTGACTTACCTTAATTTGAGTGGAAACAAGATCAAAGAACTCAGCACACTGGAGGCCCTG CAAAACTTAAAGAACCTGAAAAGTTTGGACCTGTTCAACTGTGAGATCACCACGTTGGAGGACTACAGGGAAAGCATCTTTGAGCTGCTGCCTCAGGTCACATACCTGGACGGCTTTGATGCAGAAGACAATGAAGCTCCAGACTCTGAGGCTGATGATGATG ATGATGATGAGGATGGCGAGGAAGGAGCAGGGCAGCTGGGAGAATAcgaggaagaggaggatgaggaggaaGGTTCAGAGGGTGGAGAAGTTGGGCTGTCCTATCTAATGAAAGAGGACATTCAG GATGAAGAAGATGATGGCGATTATgtagaagaggaagaggaggaggaaggagAAGAAG ACGAGGCCGAAGTTCGAGGAGAGAAGCGGAAGAGGGAAGCAGAAGACGAGGGCGAAGATGATGACGAGGACGACGACTAA
- the anp32e gene encoding acidic leucine-rich nuclear phosphoprotein 32 family member E isoform X1, with protein MEMKKRISLELRNRTPAEVAELVVDNCRSSDGEIEGLTDEFKELEFLSMVNVGLTSLAKLPTLPKLRKLELSDNNISGSLETLAEKCANLTYLNLSGNKIKELSTLEALQNLKNLKSLDLFNCEITTLEDYRESIFELLPQVTYLDGFDAEDNEAPDSEADDDDDDEDGEEGAGQLGEYEEEEDEEEGSEGGEVGLSYLMKEDIQDEEDDGDYVEEEEEEEGEEEDEAEVRGEKRKREAEDEGEDDDEDDD; from the exons GTAGCAGAGCTGGTGGTAGATAACTGCCGCTCAAGTGACGGTGAGATTGAAGGCCTGACAGATGAGTTTAAGGAGCTGGAGTTCCTCAGCATGGTCAACGTGGGTCTCACCTCCCTGGCCAAACTACCCACACTGCCAAAATTGAGGAAG TTGGAGCTGAGTGATAATAACATCTCAGGGTCACTGGAGACACTCGCAGAGAAATGCGCCAACCTGACTTACCTTAATTTGAGTGGAAACAAGATCAAAGAACTCAGCACACTGGAGGCCCTG CAAAACTTAAAGAACCTGAAAAGTTTGGACCTGTTCAACTGTGAGATCACCACGTTGGAGGACTACAGGGAAAGCATCTTTGAGCTGCTGCCTCAGGTCACATACCTGGACGGCTTTGATGCAGAAGACAATGAAGCTCCAGACTCTGAGGCTGATGATGATG ATGATGATGAGGATGGCGAGGAAGGAGCAGGGCAGCTGGGAGAATAcgaggaagaggaggatgaggaggaaGGTTCAGAGGGTGGAGAAGTTGGGCTGTCCTATCTAATGAAAGAGGACATTCAG GATGAAGAAGATGATGGCGATTATgtagaagaggaagaggaggaggaaggagAAGAAG AAGACGAGGCCGAAGTTCGAGGAGAGAAGCGGAAGAGGGAAGCAGAAGACGAGGGCGAAGATGATGACGAGGACGACGACTAA